Proteins encoded together in one Bacteroides ovatus window:
- a CDS encoding 2-isopropylmalate synthase has translation MDNRLFIFDTTLRDGEQVPGCQLNTVEKIQVAKALEALGVDVIEAGFPISSPGDFNSVIEISKAVTWPTICALTRAVQKDIDVAVDALKFAKHKRIHTGIGTSDSHIKYKFNSNREEIIERAVAAVKYARRFVDDVEFYAEDAGRTDNEYLARVVEAVIKAGATVVNIPDTTGYCLPSEYGAKIKYLVDHVDGIDNAILSTHCHNDLGMATANTIAGVLNGARQVEVTINGIGERAGNTALEEIAMIIKSHHEIDIQTNINTQKIYPTSRMVSSLMNMPVQPNKAIVGRNAFAHSSGIHQDGVLKNVQTYEIIDPHDVGIDDNSIVLTARSGRAALKNRLSILGVNLDQEKLDKVYDEFLKLADKKKDINDDDILVLAGADRSQNHRIKLDYLQVTSGVGVRSVASLGLNIAGEKFEACASGNGPVDAAIKALKKIVERHMTLKEFTIQAISKGSDDVGKVHMQVEYDNQIYYGFGANTDIIAASVEAYIDCINKFKS, from the coding sequence ATGGACAATAGGTTATTTATTTTTGATACCACTCTTAGAGATGGTGAACAGGTTCCGGGATGCCAGTTGAATACAGTAGAAAAGATTCAGGTAGCAAAGGCATTGGAAGCGTTGGGAGTAGACGTGATTGAAGCCGGATTCCCCATTTCGAGCCCGGGGGATTTTAATTCAGTAATTGAGATTTCAAAAGCGGTGACTTGGCCTACTATCTGTGCTTTGACCCGCGCAGTTCAAAAAGATATTGATGTAGCCGTAGATGCACTGAAATTTGCTAAACATAAACGTATTCACACCGGTATCGGTACTTCTGATTCGCACATTAAATATAAATTCAATTCGAATCGTGAAGAGATTATCGAACGTGCAGTAGCTGCTGTGAAATATGCCCGCCGTTTTGTAGACGATGTGGAATTTTATGCAGAAGACGCAGGCCGTACGGATAACGAATATCTGGCACGTGTGGTAGAAGCTGTCATCAAAGCGGGAGCTACCGTAGTGAATATCCCTGATACAACAGGTTACTGCTTGCCTTCAGAATATGGCGCCAAGATAAAATACTTGGTTGACCATGTAGACGGCATTGATAATGCCATACTTTCTACTCACTGTCATAATGACTTGGGTATGGCTACTGCCAATACGATAGCCGGTGTTTTGAACGGTGCGCGTCAGGTGGAAGTTACCATCAACGGTATTGGCGAACGTGCAGGAAATACTGCTCTCGAAGAAATCGCCATGATTATTAAGAGCCATCACGAAATAGATATTCAAACCAATATCAATACGCAGAAGATTTATCCGACCAGCCGTATGGTATCCAGCCTGATGAATATGCCGGTACAACCCAATAAAGCAATCGTTGGACGTAACGCTTTCGCACACTCTTCAGGTATCCATCAGGATGGCGTATTGAAAAATGTACAGACGTATGAGATTATCGATCCGCATGATGTGGGTATTGATGATAACTCTATCGTATTGACTGCCCGCAGCGGACGTGCTGCATTGAAAAATCGTCTTTCTATATTGGGAGTGAATCTGGATCAGGAAAAACTGGATAAGGTATATGATGAGTTCCTGAAGTTGGCTGATAAGAAGAAAGATATTAATGATGATGATATTTTAGTATTGGCAGGTGCAGACCGTAGCCAGAACCATCGTATCAAACTGGATTACTTGCAGGTGACGAGTGGTGTCGGTGTTCGTTCGGTAGCTAGTTTGGGATTGAATATTGCCGGTGAGAAGTTTGAAGCTTGTGCCAGTGGTAATGGTCCGGTAGATGCTGCTATCAAAGCATTGAAAAAGATTGTAGAACGCCACATGACTCTGAAAGAGTTTACTATTCAGGCTATCAGTAAGGGAAGTGATGATGTAGGTAAAGTGCACATGCAGGTAGAATACGATAACCAGATTTATTATGGTTTTGGTGCCAATACAGATATTATTGCTGCTTCGGTAGAAGCCTACATCGACTGTATTAACAAATTCAAATCGTAA